TTTAACCTCAATACTATTTACTTTAGTTGCCATAATTCAACCACCCAACTTTTATGTGTTTTATCGATGCTTATACTATTACATATCTTGCATTTTTTCAATAGTAATTACCATAATTATAACATAAATAATACCATTATGTTTGGTAATTTTCTGTAAAAAGTATAAAAATTTAAGAATTTAGTATTATTATGAGATATATTGTATAGATTTTAGTACATTTTGTGGTATAATTATTTTAGAAAACTAAATATGTACCGCTGTCACAAGAATAAAAATTATCGAAATGCAGAGGTGGGTATTATGTATATTCATAATCGATTGCTCGCATTAATTTTCAGGCTTTTGTTTTTATTTGGTTGTGGAATAGGTTTATACTTGAACTCTGGTATTCCCGGTGGAAAATTTGCACCGTATATGCTTGTTTTTTATACAATACAGAGTAATGCCTTGTGCTTTGTGTTCTTTTCTATTCTGGCGGTAAAAACCCTTATTGATATTAAAACGAAAGGTATCCGGGGTTCCACCCATATATTTCCCCATCTAAAGGGGGCTGTCACAATGACTATTTCTATGACATTTATTGTTTACCATTTTATTCTGGTTCCTCTATATATTTCCAATGATGTAAGTTACAAAATTTTAAATTGGCAAAATATTCTGGTACATTATTTCGTACCGATTATGACTGTTTTAGACTGGCTGTTATTTGATAAGAAACAAAATTTCAGATGGTTCGACCCTATGCTTTGGATTTTTGTTCCAATCTCATATTTCATATTCATAATTATTAGGGCTAAAATTGGGGGAATAATTGATATAGTACAAAGTAAATATCCATATTTCTTTGTAGATGTTGATATTCTTGGATGGATAAATGTATTAAAATATGCAGGTGTTTTTATTCTAGGTTTTCTTGTACTGGGGTATGTTATTTATTTGGTTGACAAAATTAAATTCAAATTCACTCTTGAAAACATTGGCTGCAATTCTGTAGTAAAGGAGGCTAACTAGATCTAGCTACCTAAATATTTATATAGCTTTATCATGTTTGCAGCATCATTAATACTTCTATGCTTTATACCCCTGTAGTCTTCGCCGATTATTTGAAGTGCCTTTGTAAGACTGCACGAGGAGCAAGGTAGTTTAGTAAATTCCAAAAACTTCTCCTGTAAATTTGCTACTCCACCTTTTTGAATTATTTTTAAAAAATCCTTATTTTTATTTCTGTGCCTTCTAAGATTTCTTTTGAGGAGAAAACCGTCATAATTTCCCCAGGTATACAGAATAGGGGTATCGGTGTCTTGGTACTGAATTATCCATTGGTAAAAGAGGTCGATTGCTCGGTTGAAT
This genomic stretch from Ruminiclostridium cellulolyticum H10 harbors:
- a CDS encoding Pr6Pr family membrane protein, with protein sequence MLVFYTIQSNALCFVFFSILAVKTLIDIKTKGIRGSTHIFPHLKGAVTMTISMTFIVYHFILVPLYISNDVSYKILNWQNILVHYFVPIMTVLDWLLFDKKQNFRWFDPMLWIFVPISYFIFIIIRAKIGGIIDIVQSKYPYFFVDVDILGWINVLKYAGVFILGFLVLGYVIYLVDKIKFKFTLENIGCNSVVKEAN
- a CDS encoding 3'-5' exonuclease, with protein sequence MLIFVDFEATCWDKNEKYKQPHAEIIEIGAVATGKDLKEIGKFSAVVKPTIEPLLSDYCKELTGLSQTDVENGIEFNRAIDLFYQWIIQYQDTDTPILYTWGNYDGFLLKRNLRRHRNKNKDFLKIIQKGGVANLQEKFLEFTKLPCSSCSLTKALQIIGEDYRGIKHRSINDAANMIKLYKYLGS